The genomic stretch TGAGATAAATGAAATGGTAGATATTTATCCATATTATTCAGGAGTAGAAAATATTAGTGTTACTAATAATGGTGCAGATGAGGAAAGCGATGAGGGTTATAGAAACAGAATAAGAGAAATACCCAAATCATTTACCACGGCAGGTTCAAGTGGTGCATATTCATTTTGGGCAAAATCAGCAAGTAGTAATATCATAGATGTTACAGTAAATTCACCGAGTGCAACAAATGTAGATGTGTATATCTTAACTGATAATGGTTTAGTAAGTGAGGAGTTAAAAATTCAAGTAGAAAATACTTTAAATGATGAAAATATCAGACCTTTAACAGATAAATTAACTATTAAATCACCAATTATATACAATTATAATATTGACTTTGACTATTATATAGAAAGAGAAAATGAAACTCTTTTAAATATAATAAAGGAAAATGTAAAAAAAGCAGTAGATGAATTTATAACTTGGCAAAAAGAAAAGATAGGTAGAGATATTAATCCAGATGAATTAATTAAAAAACTAAAACTTGCTGATGTTAAGAGGGTTGTGTTAAGAGAACCAACATTTAAAAAGTTAGATTTTAATCAAGTAGCAATAAACACATCTAGTAGCTTTAATTATCAAGGTGTTGAAGATTTATGATATTATTAGAGAATTTAAGTTTATTAGATTTAGCTGCTAAATCAACATTAAATGATGAAAACACTAAAAATATCTACAAATCAATTGATTATGCCTTACATAAAAGATATGAAACATATATAAAAAAATTTTACTTGAATTTAGATAATTTAACAGATAGTGAATTAGATTATTTACTTTGGGAAAATAGTTTAGATTATTTAGATGAAAATTTAGACAGGAAAAATAAAATTGAATTATTACATAATGCTTTATTATTGCATTTTAATAAAGGTACTGTTGGAGCTGTTAAAGCAATTTGCAATATATTATTCGGTAATGCTGATGTTCTTGAATGGTTTGAATATGGTGGACTTGCCGGACATTTTAAGATATATACAGAATATTCACAAATAACAGAAAATTCATATGATAAAGTTCTAAGAACAGTAAATGAATATAAAAATGTTAGAAGTTTATTGGAAGCAATAATATTTATTAGAAGCTCTATTTTTAAATTAAATGCTAAAATTTATTCAGAGTGTAAAAAAGTAAATTTTATTAGTATGAGAGATTTTAATTTACCATATTTAAATGAAAAATTGAATGTATCTATTTTAGGATTAACTAAAAAACAAAATTATATAGGAATAAGAAAATAGGAGGAAAAAAATGTCAAATTATATGGGGTGGATTTTAACTAATGAAGGTAGAAATTTATTAAGTAGAGCTATAGCACATGAAACTAAAATTAATTTTACTAAATTTAAAATAGGTGCTGGCTTTAATAATGGTGATGATAAAACATTGACAGAATTAATAGATTTTAAAAATGAATTTCCTGTAAATTCATACACCACTAAAAATGATGGAATAGTCGAATTTATATTTGTAGTATCTAATAGAGATGAATCAGGTTCTAGTATAATAAATGAAGGTTTTAAAATAAAGGAAATGGGAATATTTGCACAAGATGACACAGGGAAAGAGATTATGTATGCTTATAATAAAGGTGAGGAAGGGGATTATCTACCAGCATACAATGGAAAAAATGCAATAGATATTGTTCAAAAGTGTATAATTGTTGTAGATCAACAAGC from Streptobacillus ratti encodes the following:
- a CDS encoding baseplate assembly protein, which encodes MEYTDYEVINANFQELVNDMKNKYEELTKRKLTEASPEMLIFKTVSYVLGLREEKYNDEIKQNYLRFARGERLDLKGELYGERGKRLKESPARATFKFMISKEQKRDIIIPKNSRIRYNDLYFYTDNEYKVKQGALFTTGIATCSTLGTGANDIAVGEINEMVDIYPYYSGVENISVTNNGADEESDEGYRNRIREIPKSFTTAGSSGAYSFWAKSASSNIIDVTVNSPSATNVDVYILTDNGLVSEELKIQVENTLNDENIRPLTDKLTIKSPIIYNYNIDFDYYIERENETLLNIIKENVKKAVDEFITWQKEKIGRDINPDELIKKLKLADVKRVVLREPTFKKLDFNQVAINTSSSFNYQGVEDL
- a CDS encoding phage tail protein I produces the protein MILLENLSLLDLAAKSTLNDENTKNIYKSIDYALHKRYETYIKKFYLNLDNLTDSELDYLLWENSLDYLDENLDRKNKIELLHNALLLHFNKGTVGAVKAICNILFGNADVLEWFEYGGLAGHFKIYTEYSQITENSYDKVLRTVNEYKNVRSLLEAIIFIRSSIFKLNAKIYSECKKVNFISMRDFNLPYLNEKLNVSILGLTKKQNYIGIRK
- a CDS encoding phage tail protein, with the protein product MSNYMGWILTNEGRNLLSRAIAHETKINFTKFKIGAGFNNGDDKTLTELIDFKNEFPVNSYTTKNDGIVEFIFVVSNRDESGSSIINEGFKIKEMGIFAQDDTGKEIMYAYNKGEEGDYLPAYNGKNAIDIVQKCIIVVDQQADLNIKIDSSLTYLTVEAFENYKKGIRFATFEEIWQEV